One genomic window of Quadrisphaera setariae includes the following:
- the tsaB gene encoding tRNA (adenosine(37)-N6)-threonylcarbamoyltransferase complex dimerization subunit type 1 TsaB: MLLLALDTSSAVGVALLDSERVLAQEQHLDARRHGELLAPAVRSVLAAAGVDRRDLGAVAVGVGPAPFTGLRVGVVTALALGEALGVPVHGVGSLDALAASALAAAPASARGPLAGGFVVAADARRREVHWARVAVDDPSDALSGWRRTAGPDVSAAADVPAQGLPAVGRGATLYRDALPGPDVIAGASGDAQDAVALPLDPDPGVLGALVARRLATGGELLPPQPLYLRRPDAQVPASLAGR, from the coding sequence GTGCTGCTGCTCGCCCTCGACACCTCCTCCGCCGTCGGCGTCGCCCTCCTGGACTCCGAGCGCGTGCTCGCCCAGGAGCAGCACCTCGACGCCCGCCGCCACGGCGAGCTGCTGGCGCCCGCCGTCCGCTCCGTGCTCGCCGCCGCTGGCGTCGACCGCCGCGACCTCGGCGCCGTGGCGGTCGGGGTCGGCCCGGCGCCCTTCACCGGCCTGCGCGTCGGCGTGGTCACCGCGCTCGCGCTCGGGGAGGCGCTCGGCGTCCCCGTGCACGGCGTGGGCAGTCTCGACGCCCTGGCCGCCAGCGCCCTGGCCGCCGCGCCGGCCAGCGCCCGCGGACCGCTCGCCGGCGGCTTCGTGGTGGCCGCGGACGCCCGCCGCCGCGAGGTGCACTGGGCGCGCGTGGCCGTCGACGACCCCTCCGACGCGCTCTCGGGCTGGCGCCGCACCGCGGGCCCGGACGTCTCCGCCGCCGCCGACGTCCCCGCCCAGGGACTGCCCGCCGTCGGGCGCGGCGCCACCCTCTACCGCGACGCCCTGCCCGGGCCCGACGTGATCGCGGGCGCCTCGGGCGACGCGCAGGACGCCGTGGCCCTGCCCCTGGACCCCGACCCGGGCGTGCTCGGCGCGCTCGTGGCGAGGCGGCTGGCCACCGGCGGTGAGCTGCTGCCCCCCCAGCCGCTGTACCTGCGCCGCCCCGACGCCCAGGTGCCGGCCTCGCTCGCCGGCCGGTGA
- the coaA gene encoding type I pantothenate kinase, which translates to MEPVLPATGPSTGARPARTTGTTTTGPLSAAPATGRPGSSPFVDLDRAAWIRLRASTPMNLTAADLERVRGLGERIDLREVEEVYLPLSRLLNLYAAGAARMHAVTSTFLGDGSGVAPGPRTPFVIGVAGSVAVGKSTVARLLRELLSHWADTPRVELVTTDGFLLPNAELERRGLLGRKGFPESYDRRALLRFVTAVKSGAPEVRAPLYSHLVYDIVPGAEVVVRSPDVLIVEGLNVLQPARPRSDGRTGLAVSDFFDVSLYVDARTEDVASWYEERFLRLRQTAFSRPESYFRRYADLSDAQARARAREIWSSINEPNLVENVLPTRGRATIVLRKAADHSVTRVRLRKL; encoded by the coding sequence GTGGAACCCGTCCTGCCAGCCACCGGCCCGTCGACGGGCGCGCGGCCGGCCAGGACGACGGGCACGACGACGACGGGCCCCCTCTCCGCGGCCCCGGCGACGGGACGACCGGGCTCCTCCCCCTTCGTGGACCTCGACAGGGCCGCGTGGATCCGGCTGCGCGCCTCCACCCCCATGAACCTCACCGCGGCCGACCTCGAGCGCGTACGGGGCCTGGGCGAGCGGATCGACCTGCGGGAGGTCGAGGAGGTCTACCTGCCGCTGTCACGGCTGCTGAACCTCTACGCCGCCGGTGCCGCCCGGATGCACGCCGTGACCTCGACGTTCCTGGGCGACGGCTCCGGGGTGGCGCCCGGGCCCCGCACCCCCTTCGTCATCGGGGTGGCGGGGTCGGTGGCCGTCGGCAAGTCGACGGTGGCGCGCCTGCTGCGCGAGCTGCTGTCGCACTGGGCGGACACCCCGCGGGTGGAGCTGGTGACCACCGACGGCTTCCTGCTGCCCAACGCCGAGCTGGAGCGCCGCGGGCTGCTCGGGCGCAAGGGCTTCCCGGAGTCCTACGACCGGCGTGCGCTGCTCCGCTTCGTCACCGCCGTGAAGTCCGGGGCCCCCGAGGTGCGGGCCCCCCTGTACTCCCACCTCGTCTACGACATCGTCCCCGGCGCCGAGGTGGTCGTGCGCTCCCCCGACGTCCTCATCGTGGAGGGCCTCAACGTGCTGCAGCCCGCCCGCCCGCGCAGCGACGGGCGCACCGGGCTGGCGGTGAGCGACTTCTTCGACGTCTCGCTGTACGTCGACGCGCGCACCGAGGACGTGGCCAGCTGGTACGAGGAGCGCTTCCTGCGGCTGCGGCAGACCGCGTTCTCCCGGCCGGAGTCGTACTTCCGCCGGTACGCGGACCTGTCCGACGCCCAGGCCCGCGCCCGCGCGCGGGAGATCTGGTCCAGCATCAACGAGCCCAACCTCGTGGAGAACGTCCTGCCGACCCGCGGCCGGGCCACCATCGTGCTGCGCAAGGCCGCAGACCACTCGGTGACGCGCGTGCGCCTGCGCAAGCTGTGA
- a CDS encoding MarR family winged helix-turn-helix transcriptional regulator yields the protein MTSIDTSSAPARTPAAEELVEEFGSLMRVVHLYKAQSATRSAHSLLFPVAHHGPLRTTALAEIVHADPSTTSRQVAELVAEGLVERQDDPGDRRACLIATTPAGRAAVSALRAQRARLFADALSDWAPEEISTFTTDLRRFREALAAAALGPQTSPTGPLPTQEP from the coding sequence GTGACATCCATCGACACGTCGAGTGCGCCGGCCCGCACGCCGGCCGCCGAGGAGCTGGTGGAGGAGTTCGGCTCGCTGATGCGCGTCGTCCACCTCTACAAGGCCCAGTCGGCGACGCGCTCGGCGCACTCCCTGCTCTTCCCGGTGGCCCACCACGGGCCGCTGCGCACCACCGCCCTGGCCGAGATCGTCCACGCCGACCCCTCCACCACCAGCCGGCAGGTCGCCGAGCTCGTGGCCGAGGGCCTGGTCGAGCGCCAGGACGACCCGGGCGACCGCCGCGCCTGCCTCATCGCCACCACGCCCGCCGGCCGCGCGGCCGTCTCGGCCCTGCGCGCCCAGCGCGCTCGCCTCTTCGCCGACGCCCTCTCCGACTGGGCCCCCGAGGAGATCTCCACCTTCACGACCGACCTGCGCCGCTTCCGCGAGGCGCTCGCCGCCGCCGCACTCGGCCCCCAGACCTCCCCGACCGGCCCCCTCCCCACGCAGGAGCCCTGA
- the tsaE gene encoding tRNA (adenosine(37)-N6)-threonylcarbamoyltransferase complex ATPase subunit type 1 TsaE yields MHELGRALARLLRPGDLVVLTGDLGAGKTTLTQGVGDGLGVRGPVTSPTFVISRVHPSLVGGPALVHVDAYRLGSAGEVDDLDLDTSLEEAVTVVEWGAGLVEQLAADRLEVQLERPSTEADGEGRRVVLRGVGARWEGVELPAP; encoded by the coding sequence ATGCACGAGCTGGGACGCGCGCTCGCGCGGCTCCTGCGCCCCGGAGACCTCGTCGTCCTCACCGGTGACCTCGGTGCCGGCAAGACGACGCTCACGCAGGGCGTCGGGGACGGCCTGGGCGTGCGCGGACCGGTGACCTCGCCGACCTTCGTCATCTCGCGCGTGCACCCCTCGCTCGTCGGGGGACCGGCGCTGGTGCACGTCGACGCCTACCGCCTCGGCTCGGCCGGCGAGGTCGACGACCTGGACCTCGACACCTCCCTGGAGGAGGCGGTCACCGTGGTCGAGTGGGGCGCGGGGCTCGTGGAGCAGCTGGCGGCCGACCGCCTGGAGGTGCAGCTCGAGCGCCCGTCCACCGAGGCCGACGGCGAGGGGCGACGGGTGGTCCTCCGAGGCGTCGGCGCCCGCTGGGAGGGCGTGGAGCTGCCCGCTCCCTGA
- a CDS encoding holo-ACP synthase, giving the protein MIVGVGIDVVGVERFGRTLDRTPALRDRLFTPAERDLPLESLAARFAAKEAVAKALGAPAGLGWHDAEVERSASGRPVLRVSGTVAAAAAALGVTSWHVSLTHDAGVASAVVVAEALGQAATP; this is encoded by the coding sequence ATGATCGTCGGCGTCGGCATCGACGTCGTGGGCGTGGAGAGGTTCGGGCGCACCCTGGACCGCACCCCCGCGCTGCGCGACAGGCTCTTCACCCCCGCCGAGCGCGACCTGCCGCTGGAGTCCCTGGCGGCGCGCTTCGCCGCCAAGGAGGCCGTGGCCAAGGCCCTCGGGGCACCGGCCGGGCTGGGGTGGCACGACGCCGAGGTGGAGCGCTCCGCCTCCGGCCGACCGGTGCTGCGCGTGAGCGGCACCGTCGCAGCAGCCGCCGCCGCGCTCGGCGTCACCTCCTGGCACGTCTCCCTCACCCACGACGCCGGCGTGGCCTCCGCGGTGGTCGTCGCGGAGGCGCTGGGGCAGGCTGCGACCCCGTGA
- the rimI gene encoding ribosomal protein S18-alanine N-acetyltransferase, with protein sequence MRWWDVEPLLPVEAELFGASAWSAETFWSELAAPGRTYLVAVEDDDDGVRDRALLGYAGLALAGPDADVQTLAVAPHAQRRGVGGLLLDALVRAARDGGASAVLLEVRADNAPAQALYAARGFERIGVRRRYYQPEDVDALVLRLRLAGT encoded by the coding sequence ATGCGCTGGTGGGACGTCGAGCCGCTGCTGCCCGTCGAGGCGGAGCTCTTCGGCGCCAGCGCCTGGAGCGCGGAGACCTTCTGGTCCGAGCTGGCCGCCCCGGGGCGCACCTACCTCGTCGCCGTCGAGGACGACGACGACGGCGTGCGCGACCGGGCGCTGCTCGGCTACGCCGGCCTGGCGCTCGCCGGGCCCGACGCTGACGTCCAGACGCTCGCCGTGGCGCCGCACGCGCAGCGCCGCGGCGTGGGCGGCCTGCTGCTCGACGCGCTGGTCCGCGCGGCGCGCGACGGGGGCGCCAGCGCGGTGCTGCTGGAGGTGCGCGCCGACAACGCCCCGGCGCAGGCGCTCTACGCCGCCCGCGGCTTCGAGCGGATCGGCGTGCGGCGCCGCTACTACCAGCCGGAGGACGTCGACGCCCTGGTGCTCCGGCTGCGCCTGGCCGGCACCTGA
- the alr gene encoding alanine racemase → MVVDLDAIAANTALLVERAAPAAVMAVVKADAYGHGLVPAARAALAGGATWLGVAQLGEALALRAAGVDARVLCWLWVPGEDVAAAVAAGVDLSASSAQAVEVLADAARAAGRPVRLHLEAETGMGRGGAAPQDWPEAVRAALAAREQGLAELVGTWSHLARADEPGHPSLLLQREAFEQALAVAAELGAAFALRHLANSAALLTDPGTRYDLVRPGIAVYGLSPGEGVGSSEQLGLRPAMALRTRLALVKDVDAGQGVSYGHTYTTERPTRLGLVPLGYADGVPRAASGTGPVAVAGGMTAVAGRVCMDQFVVDLGGLPGAARAAAGDVVELFGSGALGGPTAEDWARASGTIGYEVVARVSARLPRRYTGTAGVPRSDPATDDGQHTGHETSEQGGPGL, encoded by the coding sequence GTGGTGGTGGACCTCGACGCCATCGCCGCCAACACGGCCCTGCTCGTGGAGCGCGCCGCGCCCGCCGCCGTCATGGCCGTGGTGAAGGCCGACGCCTACGGCCACGGCCTGGTGCCCGCTGCCCGCGCCGCCCTGGCGGGGGGCGCCACCTGGCTGGGCGTCGCGCAGCTGGGGGAGGCCCTGGCACTGCGCGCCGCTGGTGTCGACGCGCGGGTGCTGTGCTGGCTGTGGGTGCCCGGCGAGGACGTGGCGGCCGCCGTGGCGGCGGGGGTGGACCTGTCGGCCTCCTCGGCGCAGGCCGTGGAGGTCCTCGCCGACGCCGCCCGCGCGGCGGGCCGGCCGGTGCGGCTGCACCTGGAGGCGGAGACCGGGATGGGCCGCGGGGGCGCGGCGCCGCAGGACTGGCCCGAGGCGGTGCGCGCCGCCCTGGCGGCCCGGGAGCAGGGGCTGGCGGAGCTGGTCGGCACGTGGTCGCACCTCGCGCGCGCCGACGAGCCCGGGCACCCGAGCCTCCTGCTCCAGCGCGAGGCGTTCGAGCAGGCGCTGGCGGTCGCCGCGGAGCTGGGCGCGGCGTTCGCGCTGCGCCACCTCGCCAACTCGGCCGCGCTCCTCACCGACCCCGGCACCCGGTACGACCTCGTGCGGCCCGGCATCGCCGTCTACGGCCTCTCCCCGGGCGAGGGCGTCGGCAGCTCCGAGCAGCTGGGCCTGCGCCCCGCGATGGCGCTGCGGACCCGGCTGGCGCTCGTGAAGGACGTCGACGCCGGCCAGGGCGTCTCCTACGGGCACACCTACACCACCGAGCGCCCCACCCGGCTGGGCCTGGTGCCGCTGGGGTACGCCGACGGCGTGCCCCGCGCCGCCAGCGGCACCGGACCGGTGGCCGTGGCCGGCGGGATGACCGCGGTGGCCGGCCGGGTGTGCATGGACCAGTTCGTGGTGGACCTGGGGGGACTCCCCGGCGCCGCGCGCGCGGCCGCGGGCGACGTCGTGGAGCTCTTCGGCAGCGGCGCGCTCGGCGGGCCCACCGCGGAGGACTGGGCCCGGGCGTCCGGCACCATCGGGTACGAGGTGGTGGCCCGCGTCTCCGCGCGGCTCCCGCGCCGGTACACCGGGACCGCCGGGGTGCCGCGGAGCGACCCGGCGACCGACGACGGCCAGCACACCGGCCACGAGACCAGCGAGCAGGGAGGACCAGGGCTGTGA
- a CDS encoding bifunctional ADP-dependent NAD(P)H-hydrate dehydratase/NAD(P)H-hydrate epimerase produces the protein MTTAHAVDAVRRAEAAADPHLASRPAGQDGPLMLRAAAGLAAVVAGEVRRRRGRLYGARVVLLVGTGSNGGDALHAGARLAAGGAQVTALLAGPRAHAGGLASLRAAGGRVLPGAASSGGPDRPGHQDDDRGRAAGASSAAEVALSGADVVLDGLLGTGGRPGLDAAAAGLVAAVPPAALVVAVDVPSGVDADSGELPRDAAGRPSCVHADLTVTFGTAKPALLLPPAARVVGRVVVVDIGLDPAALGPAAVEELDPEQAALLWPVPGPQDDKYSRGVLGVVAGGDTYTGAALLCTTAAVRAGAGMVRYVGPPRPTELVRQRLPEVVPGAGRVQAWAVGSGVDPDDDAQAGPLAQALAAAVDDGVPCLLDAGALPALAARVRAGGPLDPEGTAVLLTPHAGELARLLAELGREDGERVERSAVEERPLEHALRAARATGAVVLLKGSTTLLATPDGRVRAQTDGPGWLGTAGAGDVLAGIAGVLLAAGLAPFDAGALATAVHGRAAAVASAGGPLHAEAVALAVPGVVAHLLTRREWPA, from the coding sequence GTGACCACTGCGCACGCCGTCGACGCCGTCCGGCGCGCCGAGGCCGCGGCCGACCCCCACCTGGCCTCCCGCCCCGCCGGTCAGGACGGTCCGCTCATGCTGCGGGCCGCCGCCGGGCTGGCCGCGGTGGTGGCCGGTGAGGTGCGCCGCCGCCGCGGACGCCTCTACGGCGCGCGGGTGGTGCTGCTGGTGGGAACGGGCAGCAACGGCGGCGACGCCCTGCACGCCGGCGCACGCCTGGCCGCCGGAGGAGCGCAGGTGACCGCGCTGCTGGCCGGTCCCCGCGCCCACGCCGGGGGGCTCGCCTCCCTGCGCGCCGCGGGCGGACGCGTGCTGCCCGGTGCCGCCTCGTCGGGCGGGCCGGACCGGCCGGGCCACCAGGACGACGACCGCGGCCGCGCCGCCGGCGCCTCCTCCGCTGCCGAGGTCGCGCTGTCCGGTGCCGACGTCGTGCTCGACGGGCTGCTGGGCACCGGAGGCAGGCCCGGCCTGGACGCCGCGGCCGCCGGGCTGGTCGCCGCCGTCCCGCCCGCTGCGCTCGTGGTGGCTGTCGACGTGCCCAGCGGGGTGGACGCCGACAGCGGTGAGCTCCCGCGCGACGCGGCCGGGCGCCCCTCGTGCGTCCACGCCGACCTCACCGTGACCTTCGGCACCGCCAAGCCGGCGCTGCTGCTGCCGCCGGCGGCGCGCGTGGTCGGACGCGTCGTCGTCGTCGACATCGGGCTCGACCCCGCCGCGCTGGGACCGGCGGCGGTGGAGGAGCTCGACCCCGAGCAGGCCGCCCTGCTGTGGCCGGTGCCGGGGCCGCAGGACGACAAGTACTCCCGCGGCGTGCTGGGGGTGGTGGCCGGAGGCGACACGTACACCGGGGCGGCGCTGCTGTGCACCACCGCCGCCGTGCGCGCGGGTGCCGGGATGGTCCGCTACGTCGGCCCGCCGAGGCCCACCGAGCTGGTCCGGCAGCGGCTGCCGGAGGTGGTCCCCGGCGCCGGCCGCGTGCAGGCGTGGGCCGTCGGCTCCGGAGTCGACCCCGACGACGACGCCCAGGCCGGACCGCTGGCGCAGGCGCTCGCCGCTGCCGTCGACGACGGCGTGCCGTGCCTGCTGGACGCCGGTGCGCTGCCCGCGCTCGCGGCGCGGGTGCGAGCGGGCGGCCCGCTCGACCCGGAGGGCACGGCGGTGCTCCTGACGCCGCACGCGGGAGAGCTCGCCCGCCTGCTGGCCGAGCTCGGTCGTGAGGACGGCGAGCGCGTGGAGCGCTCGGCCGTGGAGGAGCGACCCCTCGAGCACGCCCTGCGCGCCGCGCGCGCCACCGGCGCCGTCGTCCTGCTCAAGGGCTCCACGACCCTGCTGGCGACGCCCGACGGCAGGGTCCGCGCGCAGACCGACGGGCCGGGCTGGCTGGGCACGGCGGGCGCCGGGGACGTCCTCGCCGGCATCGCCGGCGTGCTGCTCGCGGCCGGCCTGGCGCCCTTCGACGCCGGGGCGCTGGCCACCGCCGTCCACGGCCGCGCCGCGGCCGTGGCGAGCGCCGGTGGACCGCTGCACGCCGAGGCGGTGGCGCTGGCCGTGCCGGGCGTGGTCGCGCACCTGCTGACCCGACGGGAGTGGCCCGCGTGA
- the glmS gene encoding glutamine--fructose-6-phosphate transaminase (isomerizing): MCGIVGYAGPRPTVRPSDPAGGEALAVVLEGLRRLEYRGYDSAGVALVVEREVPSGSADGVPLGAHELRVSKRAGRLARLVEALEADPVPDAAAAIGHTRWATHGGPTDANAHPHTSADGRLAVIHNGIIENYAALKAELLEQGVVFTSQTDTEVTAHLLGRAAASHLGRVGQPDGPADPATALADAMREVCAGLEGAFTLLAVHADAPGVVVGARRNSPLVVGLGEGANYLGSDVAAFIGRTRSALELGQDQVVTITATSVDVTGFDGTPVVPRAFTVDWDAAAAEKGGYQWYMDKEIHEQPKAVADTLLGRTDASGALVLDELRMDTAVLRRTDKIIVIACGTSAYAGHVAKYAVEHWCRIPVEVELASEFRYRDPVLTERTLVVAISQSGESMDVVMAVRHAREQGAKVLAICNTQGSTIPREADAALYTHAGPEVAVASTKAFLAQITACYLLGLFLAQLRGNMFADEVRAVLRQLHQMPDAVQTVLDRTEGVRELARELADSKSVLFLGRHVGFPVALEGALKLKELAYLHAEGFAAGELKHGPIALVEEGQPVFVIVPSPDSRDSLHAKVVSNAQEVRARGARTIVIAEDGDDAVLGSADLVVRVPRVPTLMAPLVTVVPLQVFAMEVASAKGLDVDQPRNLAKSVTVE; this comes from the coding sequence ATGTGCGGCATCGTGGGCTACGCAGGTCCCCGTCCCACCGTCCGGCCCAGCGACCCCGCCGGCGGTGAGGCCCTGGCGGTGGTCCTGGAGGGGCTGCGGCGGCTGGAGTACCGGGGGTACGACAGCGCGGGCGTGGCCCTGGTCGTGGAGCGGGAGGTGCCCTCCGGCAGCGCTGACGGCGTCCCGCTCGGGGCGCACGAGCTGCGCGTGAGCAAGCGCGCCGGTCGCCTGGCGCGCCTCGTGGAGGCCCTCGAGGCCGACCCCGTGCCGGACGCCGCCGCGGCCATCGGGCACACCCGGTGGGCGACGCACGGCGGGCCCACCGACGCCAACGCCCACCCGCACACCAGCGCCGACGGCCGCCTGGCCGTCATCCACAACGGGATCATCGAGAACTACGCGGCGCTCAAGGCCGAGCTGCTCGAGCAGGGCGTCGTCTTCACCTCCCAGACCGACACCGAGGTCACCGCCCACCTGCTGGGCCGCGCCGCCGCGAGCCACCTGGGGCGCGTCGGCCAGCCCGACGGCCCTGCGGACCCGGCCACCGCGCTCGCGGACGCCATGCGCGAGGTGTGCGCCGGCCTGGAGGGCGCCTTCACGCTGCTGGCCGTGCACGCCGACGCCCCCGGTGTCGTCGTGGGGGCGCGCCGCAACTCCCCCCTCGTGGTGGGGCTGGGGGAGGGCGCCAACTACCTCGGCTCCGACGTCGCCGCGTTCATCGGCCGCACCCGCTCGGCCCTCGAGCTCGGGCAGGACCAGGTGGTGACCATCACCGCCACGTCGGTGGACGTCACCGGCTTCGACGGGACGCCCGTGGTGCCGCGCGCCTTCACGGTCGACTGGGACGCCGCCGCCGCCGAGAAGGGCGGCTACCAGTGGTACATGGACAAGGAGATCCACGAGCAGCCGAAGGCCGTGGCCGACACGCTGCTGGGCCGCACCGACGCCAGCGGCGCGCTGGTGCTGGACGAGCTGCGCATGGACACCGCCGTCCTGCGCCGCACCGACAAGATCATCGTCATCGCGTGCGGCACCTCGGCGTACGCGGGCCACGTGGCCAAGTACGCCGTCGAGCACTGGTGCCGGATCCCGGTGGAGGTCGAGCTCGCCAGCGAGTTCCGCTACCGCGACCCGGTCCTCACCGAGCGGACGCTCGTGGTGGCCATCTCCCAGTCGGGGGAGTCGATGGACGTCGTCATGGCCGTGCGCCACGCCCGCGAGCAGGGCGCCAAGGTCCTCGCCATCTGCAACACGCAGGGCTCGACCATCCCGCGCGAGGCCGACGCCGCGCTGTACACGCACGCCGGGCCCGAGGTGGCCGTCGCCTCGACCAAGGCGTTCCTCGCGCAGATCACGGCCTGCTACCTGCTGGGCCTGTTCCTCGCGCAGCTGCGCGGCAACATGTTCGCCGACGAGGTCCGCGCCGTCCTGCGCCAGCTGCACCAGATGCCCGACGCCGTGCAGACGGTGCTCGACCGCACCGAGGGGGTGCGCGAGCTGGCCCGCGAGCTGGCGGACTCGAAGTCCGTGCTCTTCCTGGGGCGCCACGTCGGCTTCCCGGTGGCACTGGAGGGCGCGCTCAAGCTCAAGGAGCTCGCCTACCTGCACGCCGAGGGGTTCGCCGCCGGTGAGCTCAAGCACGGCCCGATCGCGCTGGTGGAGGAGGGTCAGCCCGTGTTCGTCATCGTGCCCTCGCCCGACAGCCGCGACTCCCTGCACGCCAAGGTGGTCTCCAACGCGCAGGAGGTGCGCGCCCGCGGAGCCCGGACCATCGTCATCGCCGAGGACGGCGACGACGCGGTGCTCGGCTCGGCCGACCTCGTGGTGCGGGTGCCGCGCGTGCCCACGCTCATGGCGCCCCTGGTGACCGTGGTGCCCCTGCAGGTGTTCGCGATGGAGGTGGCCAGCGCCAAGGGCCTGGACGTCGACCAGCCCCGCAACCTCGCCAAGTCCGTCACCGTCGAGTGA
- a CDS encoding MDR family MFS transporter, with the protein MSSTAAAPPAASAPTGAFTHRQIMTILSGLLLGMFLAALDQTVVSTAIRTIADDLQGYSLQAWATTAFLITSTISTPLYGKLSDIYGRKPFYLFAIAVFVLGSVLCAFAWSMYSLAAFRAVQGIGAGGLMSLAFAILGDIVPPRERSRYQAFFMAVFGSSSVLGPVIGGVLAGQSSLLGLTGWRWIFFVNVPLGVVALFVVARVLHIPHVRRDHRIDWWGAAALVLALVPMLIVAEQGREWGWGSTSSVVCYALAAVGIAAFVVAERVMGDEALLPPRMFGERTFSIGIVSSFIVGMGMFGGMLLLPQYLQVVKGSSPTVAGLQTLPLMLGIMSAAAVSGRITSTTGRYKIFPVIGTAVLAVALVLFSFVGADTPLVSTMAIMLLFGMGLGLNMQSVILAVQNAVNPRDMGVATSSVTFFRQMGGTLGAAVFLSLLFSLMLGRIATAFTEASSTAAFKEALAANPDQARTLQSVTSGGGSLNDTSFLNTLDDVLAHPFRVGFSSAMDTIFLIAAGIMVVGFLVTLFLPEKPLRATAGVQAQAEDAAQQAADGAAAAVAASAPTSTTPVVEEDDDDRRVGASR; encoded by the coding sequence ATGTCCTCCACCGCAGCCGCCCCGCCGGCGGCCAGCGCCCCCACGGGGGCGTTCACCCACCGCCAGATCATGACCATCCTGTCCGGCCTGCTGCTCGGCATGTTCCTCGCCGCGCTCGACCAGACGGTGGTCTCCACCGCCATCCGCACCATCGCGGACGACCTGCAGGGCTACTCCCTGCAGGCGTGGGCCACCACGGCGTTCCTCATCACGTCGACGATCTCGACGCCGCTGTACGGCAAGCTCTCCGACATCTACGGCCGCAAGCCGTTCTACCTGTTCGCGATCGCGGTGTTCGTCCTCGGGTCGGTGCTGTGCGCCTTCGCGTGGTCGATGTACTCCCTGGCCGCGTTCCGCGCGGTGCAGGGCATCGGCGCCGGCGGCCTGATGAGCCTGGCGTTCGCGATCCTCGGCGACATCGTGCCGCCGCGGGAGCGCTCCCGGTACCAGGCGTTCTTCATGGCCGTGTTCGGCTCCTCCAGCGTGCTGGGCCCGGTCATCGGCGGCGTCCTCGCCGGCCAGAGCTCGCTGCTCGGCCTCACCGGCTGGCGCTGGATCTTCTTCGTCAACGTGCCGCTCGGCGTCGTCGCCCTGTTCGTGGTGGCCCGCGTGCTGCACATCCCCCACGTCCGCCGCGACCACCGCATCGACTGGTGGGGCGCCGCCGCGCTCGTCCTCGCCCTGGTGCCGATGCTCATCGTCGCCGAGCAGGGCCGCGAGTGGGGCTGGGGCTCCACCAGCTCGGTCGTCTGCTACGCCCTGGCCGCGGTGGGCATCGCCGCGTTCGTCGTCGCCGAGCGGGTCATGGGCGACGAGGCGCTGCTGCCGCCGCGCATGTTCGGCGAGCGCACCTTCAGCATCGGCATCGTCAGCAGCTTCATCGTGGGCATGGGCATGTTCGGCGGGATGCTGCTGCTCCCGCAGTACCTGCAGGTGGTCAAGGGCTCCTCGCCCACCGTGGCCGGCCTGCAGACCCTGCCGCTGATGCTCGGCATCATGAGCGCGGCAGCCGTCTCCGGCCGCATCACCAGCACGACCGGGCGCTACAAGATCTTCCCCGTCATCGGCACGGCCGTGCTGGCCGTGGCCCTGGTGCTGTTCTCCTTCGTGGGCGCCGACACGCCGCTGGTCTCCACCATGGCGATCATGCTGCTGTTCGGCATGGGCCTGGGCCTCAACATGCAGTCGGTGATCCTCGCCGTCCAGAACGCCGTGAACCCCCGCGACATGGGCGTGGCCACCTCCTCGGTGACCTTCTTCCGCCAGATGGGCGGCACGCTGGGCGCCGCCGTGTTCCTGTCGCTGCTGTTCAGCCTCATGCTCGGCCGCATCGCCACCGCGTTCACCGAGGCGAGCAGCACCGCCGCCTTCAAGGAGGCGCTGGCCGCGAACCCCGACCAGGCGAGGACGCTGCAGAGCGTCACCTCCGGCGGCGGCTCGCTGAACGACACCTCGTTCCTGAACACCCTCGACGACGTCCTGGCCCACCCGTTCCGGGTCGGCTTCTCCTCCGCGATGGACACGATCTTCCTCATCGCGGCGGGCATCATGGTGGTCGGCTTCCTGGTGACGCTGTTCCTGCCGGAGAAGCCGCTGCGCGCCACGGCCGGCGTCCAGGCCCAGGCCGAGGACGCGGCCCAGCAGGCGGCTGACGGAGCCGCGGCCGCGGTCGCCGCCTCGGCGCCGACCTCCACCACCCCCGTGGTGGAGGAGGACGACGACGACCGCAGGGTCGGCGCCTCCCGCTGA